The sequence GTGGACGATGCTTCTATTGATACCTGCATAAGTTCGGGACAGCTTGACCTGTTGACTTGCTGTTCGTAATGCTGACCCGTACGCCATTGGATTGTCCTCCGCGATGGCTCTATGGGAGCAAAGGCGTCACCAACTTATGCAGGTATCAATACATGGTGTGAGCAGTGAGATGCTACGCCCCATTCAGCTGGTCGAAACCGTCCTGCCGCTCCCGACCGGAACAAAAGTCCTGCGGCTCGCAGACCGAGCGTTCATCGGCAACGACTGGGTTCAGGCCCTCAAGCGGCTGGGGGCGCAACCGGCGATCCGGCTGCTTACGACCACCCGCGTCGGTGGTCTCCCCGGATGGGCCTGCTTCAAACAGCTGGAACCCGGCGAACGTCGCATCTAGCCCCGGGCGGTGGACGTCGATGGCGTGCAGATGCCGGTTCTTACAGGCAAAAACCACGCTGGAGAGACGCGGTGCCTTGCTGATCACGGCGTCGGACACACGGCGATCACCCGGTACGCTTGGCGCTGGAACGTACAACACCGGCATCAAGCCATGAAGAGTCGGGGGGTCGATCTGGAAGCGATAAGATGCACTCAGAGGGCGCGGTTGAGCGTGCTGTTCGGGGTCGTCGTCCTCGCCTTTGTGTGGTGCTGCTTGAGTGGAGACTTCCTCGCGAGGAAGTCTCCACCGAACAAGCTGAAGCATGGCGATCCCGCCAAAAGTCTCTTCCGCATGGGACTTGACGCCCTTCAGAACACACTATCCAGTAGGCCGAGTAAGAAAAGCCGCACTGGGACGAGCTCTAAGCAGCTCCTGACCACTTTTTACCCCGAGAGGATACTGCCGGCAAAGTCGACATGGGGCGTTCTGACGGCGCACCCCGGAGCATGTTGAGCGTCATTCCGATAGAAGCGGTGCCGACGGAGACAGGACGGATCGCCCATGCCGCGTTCCCACACGGGAATCTGTCGTTGCGGATGCGCGATGAACCGGGCGTCCTCTCCGAGGACGCTGATTTCGCCAATTGTTTCGCAACAGGTGGACGACCGGCTTCCCCAGCCTGGCGGCAACTGGCATTGGTGCTGGTCTTTGAGTTTCAGGAAGGCCTGTCGGATCGCCAGGCTGCCGATCAGGTGCGGGCGCGATTGGACTGGAAAGACGTGTTGGGGCTGGAATTGACGGACGCGGGGTTCGATGCCTCGGTGCTGTATGAGTTTCGGACACGGCTGATCGACGGGGCCTGTAAGCAGGTGCTGCTCGACAAGACGTTGAGCCGCTTTCGCGCGCAGGATCTGTTGAACGTCCGTGGACAACAGCGCACAGATTCGACGCCTGTGATCGGGGCCGTTCGGAACGTCACACGTCTGGAACTGCTGGGCGAACTGGTGCGGTCGGCCCCGAATGAACTGGCGGGCACCGCTCCAGCATGGCTGGCTATGCAGCTTTCCCAACCGTGGGTCAAGCGCTCCGCCCACCGAGTGGAAGAGGGATGGCTGCCTCGCCACGAGGCAGCCAGAGCGCACGATGCTCTGGAAGTCGGCCAGGACGGGCAAACCCTGTTGCAAGCTCTGGAGATGCAGTCCGAACCGTCCTGGCGCGAATTGTCCAACGTGAAACTGTTGCGGTTGATCTGGGAACAGCAAGTTGACCTAGATGAGCAGCGGCATGGACGCCTAGAAACAGGGC comes from Deinococcus ruber and encodes:
- a CDS encoding transposase, with the protein product MLSVIPIEAVPTETGRIAHAAFPHGNLSLRMRDEPGVLSEDADFANCFATGGRPASPAWRQLALVLVFEFQEGLSDRQAADQVRARLDWKDVLGLELTDAGFDASVLYEFRTRLIDGACKQVLLDKTLSRFRAQDLLNVRGQQRTDSTPVIGAVRNVTRLELLGELVRSAPNELAGTAPAWLAMQLSQPWVKRSAHRVEEGWLPRHEAARAHDALEVGQDGQTLLQALEMQSEPSWRELSNVKLLRLIWEQQVDLDEQRHGRLETGRPPCRRPNHSVRSSAHPCLTLPAVS